One genomic region from Leptolyngbyaceae cyanobacterium JSC-12 encodes:
- a CDS encoding putative membrane protein (IMG reference gene:2510098202~PFAM: Protein of unknown function (DUF1361)), protein MTWMTIWQVLPFAYRWMAWNLFLALIPWVLSIWLFRVALYRSIAWWMGIAVFIAFLPNAPYVLTDLIHLVEEIKRTDVLLVNTLVVLPKFTLFLLFGFEAYVVSLINLEHYLNRQGLKQFVLPVELVLHGLSAVGVYLGRFGRFNSWDLVAHPVSVLVELAKDLTDGRSLLIITLSFSVLTGLYWAFKQITVALLLQWRYRQMVHLVNNRTDTETAIRRLLKPE, encoded by the coding sequence ATGACATGGATGACAATTTGGCAGGTGTTGCCGTTTGCTTACCGTTGGATGGCATGGAATTTATTTTTAGCCCTAATCCCGTGGGTTCTGAGTATTTGGCTATTTCGGGTGGCGTTGTATCGATCTATTGCCTGGTGGATGGGGATAGCGGTATTCATTGCCTTTTTGCCCAATGCCCCTTATGTCCTAACTGATTTAATTCATCTAGTTGAAGAAATTAAACGTACAGACGTTCTCCTGGTAAACACGCTGGTGGTTCTCCCCAAATTTACATTGTTTTTGCTGTTTGGGTTTGAAGCTTATGTTGTGTCATTAATTAATTTGGAGCATTATCTGAATCGTCAGGGCTTGAAGCAATTTGTGCTGCCTGTTGAGCTAGTGCTGCATGGGTTAAGTGCTGTTGGTGTTTACTTGGGACGGTTTGGGCGATTCAACAGTTGGGATCTTGTTGCTCACCCTGTATCGGTTCTGGTTGAACTGGCTAAAGACTTGACTGATGGGCGATCGCTACTGATCATCACTCTCAGCTTCAGTGTACTCACCGGCTTGTACTGGGCATTTAAGCAAATTACTGTGGCACTGTTACTCCAGTGGCGATACCGCCAAATGGTGCATCTAGTTAACAACCGGACTGACACTGAGACAGCTATCCGTAGGCTGCTAAAGCCTGAATAA
- a CDS encoding putative sensor protein (IMG reference gene:2510098203~PFAM: GAF domain; Histidine kinase-, DNA gyrase B-, and HSP90-like ATPase; His Kinase A (phosphoacceptor) domain; Predicted domain in sensory proteins (DUF2308)), with protein MSNSASILEELLKASPGLRSQIYFKSSLTALSHAMEDQVLAGSDRPLVIANFQRERFYRQEANRYLRISERTDQVYVLAAPETDFKNQSNHYETVAFEPTDALAQEWHLVVLGPNYASCLLCRERQGMGVPEVSVQLGPDQARRFEGIWTFDRQIVCQAATLLLDRILEYRPELAKKVDQAKTSLLKPTNSRFNNVDPGPFAERLVTYLQAGQYKLLKAYRSIASQEQKERLVNSITAAIRRSLNPDDILSVAVRELGQTLRACRCLIYRCKATDTAIKIQHEYLSGDVLSLVGQSWNLADNPLFQAVVKYQERMYVQDAQEEQWTLGDQEVAGAPMQAHQWQIGSWLMVPVVHQNRLLGMVEVHHSGLPYDWNNDSLELIEAIATQIGVALIQAEAYANLEDFNQQLEALDRTRSNLIAITGHELRTPLSTIQVCLESLASEPDMPIELRQVMLQSALTDAERMRKLIQDFLTLSQLESGRVEWHLEPLPVQECVDLALSSLRTRQMNDALPEITAQVSPELPLVKADGEWVVEVLSKLLDNACKFTDPTGKVIIQAHPNGGQMVEVTVADTGRGIEPNRLEAVFDRFYQEEGALRRSAGGTGLGLAICRQIVTGLGGQIWAESEGKDRGSKFHLTLPVFQSDDEEKPPKPNREKGRTSKPKR; from the coding sequence ATGAGTAACTCCGCTTCCATTCTGGAAGAACTGCTGAAAGCCTCACCCGGTCTGAGATCTCAGATTTACTTCAAGTCATCTCTGACAGCGCTTTCCCATGCAATGGAAGATCAGGTTTTGGCAGGGAGCGATCGCCCTTTGGTGATTGCGAATTTTCAGCGAGAACGTTTTTATCGGCAGGAAGCTAACCGCTATTTGCGAATTTCTGAGCGCACTGATCAGGTATATGTCCTTGCAGCACCCGAAACCGACTTCAAAAATCAGTCTAATCATTATGAAACCGTTGCCTTTGAACCAACCGATGCCTTAGCACAAGAGTGGCACCTGGTGGTTTTAGGTCCAAATTACGCCTCCTGTCTTCTCTGTCGAGAACGGCAAGGAATGGGAGTTCCAGAAGTGTCTGTGCAACTGGGCCCTGACCAGGCACGGCGATTTGAAGGAATCTGGACGTTTGATCGGCAAATAGTTTGTCAGGCTGCTACCCTTTTGCTTGATCGCATCTTGGAGTATCGCCCAGAACTGGCGAAAAAAGTTGACCAGGCAAAGACAAGTCTGCTGAAACCGACCAACTCCCGCTTCAACAATGTAGATCCTGGTCCCTTTGCTGAACGATTGGTAACTTATTTGCAGGCTGGACAATATAAACTACTGAAAGCTTACCGCTCTATCGCCAGCCAGGAGCAAAAAGAACGTCTGGTTAACTCTATTACGGCTGCCATTCGGCGATCGCTCAATCCTGACGATATTCTCAGTGTTGCTGTTCGAGAGTTAGGGCAGACATTACGCGCCTGCCGCTGTTTAATTTATCGTTGCAAAGCTACGGATACCGCTATCAAAATCCAGCATGAATACCTCAGCGGAGATGTGTTATCCCTGGTGGGGCAATCCTGGAATTTGGCAGACAATCCGCTGTTTCAAGCGGTAGTCAAGTATCAGGAACGAATGTATGTGCAAGATGCCCAGGAAGAACAATGGACGCTTGGTGATCAGGAGGTTGCAGGTGCTCCAATGCAGGCGCATCAGTGGCAAATTGGCTCCTGGCTAATGGTTCCTGTAGTGCATCAAAATCGTCTGCTGGGTATGGTGGAAGTCCATCATTCTGGACTGCCCTATGATTGGAATAATGACAGTCTGGAGTTGATTGAAGCGATCGCCACTCAGATTGGGGTTGCCCTGATCCAGGCAGAAGCCTACGCTAACTTAGAAGATTTCAACCAGCAACTAGAAGCGCTTGATCGAACTCGCAGTAACCTGATTGCCATCACCGGGCACGAACTTCGCACGCCGCTGTCCACTATCCAGGTCTGTCTTGAGAGCCTTGCTAGCGAACCGGATATGCCCATCGAACTGCGACAAGTGATGTTGCAATCGGCGCTAACGGACGCAGAACGGATGCGGAAACTCATTCAAGACTTTCTCACCCTGTCACAGTTAGAAAGTGGTCGGGTGGAATGGCATTTGGAACCGCTACCCGTTCAGGAATGTGTGGATTTAGCACTCAGTAGCCTGCGAACACGGCAAATGAATGACGCTTTGCCTGAAATTACGGCTCAAGTCTCGCCAGAACTACCATTGGTCAAAGCTGATGGGGAGTGGGTGGTAGAAGTCCTCTCAAAATTGCTGGATAACGCCTGCAAATTTACTGACCCTACGGGAAAGGTCATTATCCAGGCCCACCCTAATGGTGGGCAAATGGTCGAAGTAACGGTCGCGGATACGGGACGCGGCATTGAACCAAATCGCCTGGAAGCAGTGTTCGATCGCTTCTACCAGGAAGAGGGTGCCCTACGGCGATCGGCAGGTGGGACAGGTTTGGGACTTGCCATTTGTCGTCAGATTGTCACAGGTTTAGGTGGACAAATTTGGGCAGAATCTGAAGGAAAAGACCGGGGTAGCAAATTCCACCTTACCTTGCCTGTTTTCCAGTCCGATGATGAAGAAAAGCCGCCCAAACCTAATCGAGAAAAAGGGCGCACCTCGAAGCCAAAACGATAA
- a CDS encoding Inosine-uridine nucleoside N-ribohydrolase (IMG reference gene:2510098201~PFAM: Inosine-uridine preferring nucleoside hydrolase) encodes MAAKPIIVDCDPGADDAIALFLALAFPDQLNLIGITTVAGNVPLLLTQTNARKLCDLTGRGNIPVFAGCPRPLLRPLITAEEVHGKTGLDGINLPSPTVPLQTEHAVEFLIRCLSSAPKPVTLATLGPLTNLAVALIQQPAIADRIQEVVIMGGAVTHGNITPSAEFNIYVDPHAAQVVLRSGLPLTLIPLDVTHQVIATPERMQAITAVNNSVSGAAVGLLKHYGEYDMKRYGTPGAFLHDPCVIAYLLKPELFTIRPCYVEVELISDLTLGRTVVDLWQSTSHSPNVRLVETVDAEAFFQLLIQALAAYG; translated from the coding sequence ATGGCGGCTAAACCAATCATTGTGGATTGTGATCCGGGGGCAGATGATGCGATCGCTTTGTTTCTGGCGCTAGCTTTTCCAGACCAATTAAATCTGATAGGGATTACGACTGTTGCAGGAAATGTTCCCCTACTATTGACTCAAACTAATGCTCGGAAGCTCTGTGACTTAACGGGTCGGGGAAACATTCCTGTATTTGCTGGCTGTCCCCGTCCTCTCCTGCGTCCCTTGATTACGGCGGAAGAGGTGCATGGCAAAACAGGGCTGGATGGTATTAACTTGCCATCGCCCACAGTGCCTCTGCAAACTGAGCATGCTGTTGAATTTTTAATTCGCTGTCTATCAAGTGCGCCCAAACCTGTAACGCTGGCGACCCTAGGACCTCTAACTAATCTAGCGGTTGCCTTGATTCAGCAACCTGCGATCGCTGACAGAATTCAAGAAGTGGTAATCATGGGTGGAGCAGTGACGCACGGAAACATTACGCCCTCAGCAGAATTTAATATCTATGTCGATCCTCATGCAGCTCAGGTGGTGTTGAGATCTGGCTTACCACTAACATTGATTCCCCTCGATGTAACCCATCAGGTGATTGCCACTCCAGAGCGGATGCAAGCAATAACCGCGGTTAACAACTCGGTGAGTGGTGCGGCTGTTGGATTACTCAAACACTATGGGGAGTACGACATGAAGCGCTATGGTACTCCAGGTGCGTTTTTGCACGATCCCTGTGTGATTGCGTACCTGCTCAAACCAGAATTATTTACAATTCGCCCTTGCTACGTAGAAGTTGAGCTTATTAGTGATTTAACGCTGGGGCGAACCGTGGTTGATCTCTGGCAGTCTACTTCCCATTCGCCCAATGTCAGACTTGTAGAGACGGTTGATGCTGAAGCCTTCTTCCAGTTGCTTATTCAGGCTTTAGCAGCCTACGGATAG